A single Campylobacter hyointestinalis subsp. hyointestinalis DNA region contains:
- a CDS encoding FTR1 family iron permease, whose product MKVIISFILVMLMQVHLFGIDYDKEAKSIEDIFINVMQLYKDGKSKEARELTQSAYFSHFENLESGIRINLGQKKAYAMEKQFGDIRKAIKASQNEQILQAMIDNLNAEIKEVLPTIKGGVKLVAEKSEDNGLSAAGIEVSDNPWSDTLKQINADLQIVISAYDAKDAQAIKAAMNKIKFDLYRNTGLEIAIRRYATGRMDQMIQQIMGVVISENINLNKETFIQSIKDIDELIQTAANKLPKESYALAPQIEAVEDKKVDYAPVVQNIKQKMADVLKLYESGNVSDAISDAGDIYFDEYEASGMENKIGAIDNPLKTATEASFSKIVSLMKSGASSDKIALEQEVLYSKLEASLEKTSGEIGGMALFIYALSIILREGFEALIIIAAVVAYLIKTGNKGHLNLVYSSVGVAIILSFVTAYAINLIFGVSLAGQSREILEGVVMLVATLLLFYVGFWLLSNAGAKKWSHYIQGHISDSLSSGDSKALWWTVFLAVYREGAETVLFYQALIFDASSSYDFSMIGAGFVVGVVALFVAYFIIKAFSLKIPIKPFFIATSAIIFYMSIVFVGKGVMELVEGKLFVPSIAENIPTISWLGIYPYYESLVPQFLMILALISGVFIIKKRESNFNKGE is encoded by the coding sequence ATGAAAGTAATTATTAGTTTTATTTTGGTTATGCTTATGCAAGTTCATCTTTTTGGTATTGATTACGATAAAGAAGCAAAAAGTATAGAAGATATCTTTATAAATGTTATGCAACTATATAAAGATGGAAAATCCAAAGAAGCAAGAGAATTGACCCAAAGTGCCTACTTTAGCCATTTTGAAAATTTAGAAAGCGGAATTCGTATAAATTTAGGTCAAAAAAAAGCTTATGCGATGGAGAAGCAATTTGGAGATATAAGAAAAGCTATAAAAGCTTCACAAAACGAGCAAATTTTGCAAGCTATGATAGATAACTTAAACGCCGAGATAAAAGAAGTCTTGCCAACTATTAAAGGCGGAGTTAAGCTGGTGGCAGAAAAAAGCGAAGATAATGGCCTAAGCGCTGCTGGTATAGAAGTGAGCGACAATCCATGGAGTGATACTTTAAAGCAGATAAATGCTGATTTGCAAATAGTCATTAGCGCCTATGATGCTAAAGATGCACAAGCTATAAAGGCAGCTATGAATAAAATCAAATTTGATTTGTATAGAAATACTGGGTTAGAGATCGCTATTAGGAGATACGCGACTGGGCGAATGGATCAGATGATACAACAGATAATGGGCGTCGTAATAAGTGAAAATATAAATTTAAATAAAGAAACGTTTATTCAATCCATAAAAGATATAGATGAGCTTATACAAACTGCTGCAAATAAGCTTCCAAAAGAGTCTTACGCGTTAGCACCACAGATCGAAGCGGTAGAAGATAAAAAGGTTGATTACGCTCCTGTCGTGCAAAATATAAAGCAAAAAATGGCTGACGTGCTTAAGCTTTATGAGAGCGGAAACGTGAGTGATGCTATAAGTGACGCTGGGGATATATATTTTGACGAATACGAAGCTAGCGGTATGGAAAACAAAATAGGAGCGATAGATAATCCACTTAAAACTGCTACCGAAGCTAGCTTTAGCAAGATAGTCTCTTTGATGAAAAGTGGGGCTAGTAGCGATAAAATAGCTCTTGAGCAAGAAGTTCTCTACTCAAAACTTGAAGCTAGTTTGGAAAAAACTAGTGGCGAAATAGGCGGGATGGCTCTGTTTATCTACGCTCTTAGTATTATTTTAAGAGAAGGTTTTGAAGCTCTTATCATTATAGCAGCAGTCGTTGCATATTTGATAAAAACCGGAAATAAAGGACATTTAAATTTAGTATATAGTTCAGTTGGAGTAGCTATTATCCTTAGTTTTGTGACGGCTTATGCTATAAATTTGATATTTGGCGTTAGTTTGGCCGGACAAAGCAGAGAGATCTTAGAAGGCGTTGTTATGCTTGTGGCTACATTACTTCTGTTTTACGTAGGATTTTGGCTACTTAGCAACGCTGGAGCTAAAAAATGGAGTCACTATATACAAGGTCATATCAGCGATAGTCTAAGTAGCGGAGATAGCAAAGCTCTTTGGTGGACCGTATTTTTAGCAGTATATAGAGAAGGTGCAGAGACGGTGCTGTTTTATCAAGCTTTGATATTTGATGCGAGTTCTAGTTATGACTTTAGTATGATAGGAGCAGGTTTTGTAGTAGGTGTCGTAGCACTTTTCGTAGCATACTTTATCATAAAAGCATTTTCTTTGAAAATTCCTATAAAGCCGTTTTTTATAGCAACTTCTGCGATTATATTTTATATGTCTATAGTGTTTGTGGGAAAAGGAGTTATGGAGCTTGTAGAGGGTAAGCTTTTCGTGCCTAGTATAGCTGAAAATATACCTACTATATCATGGCTTGGAATTTATCCTTACTATGAGAGCTTAGTACCGCAATTTTTGATGATACTAGCTTTAATATCTGGAGTCTTTATAATAAAAAAACGAGAATCAAATTTTAATAAAGGAGAATAA
- the flgG gene encoding flagellar basal-body rod protein FlgG translates to MIRSLYTAATGMVAQQTQIDTTSHNIANVNTIGYKKNRAEFADLMYQTMQYAGTPTSTTTMSPTGMEVGLGVRPTAITKVFTQGYFKETGNALDMVIAGNGFFQVQLPDGTTAYTRNGAFKLDGDGNIVNSDGYRLLPEMNIPADATEISVGVDGTVSVLQPGNQQMTQIGQIELANFINPAGLHAMGDNNFLETAASGAPVVGNGGTDGFGQIKQHFVEMSNVQLVEEMTDLITGQRAYEANSKAITTSDDMLSIVNQLKR, encoded by the coding sequence ATGATAAGATCACTTTATACCGCAGCTACTGGAATGGTAGCTCAACAAACGCAGATAGATACTACTTCACACAACATCGCAAACGTAAATACTATAGGATATAAGAAAAATCGTGCCGAATTTGCAGATCTTATGTATCAGACTATGCAATATGCAGGAACTCCTACTAGCACGACGACGATGAGCCCAACTGGTATGGAAGTGGGTCTTGGTGTTAGACCGACTGCTATAACAAAAGTTTTTACTCAAGGATATTTTAAAGAAACAGGAAATGCTCTTGATATGGTAATAGCGGGCAATGGATTTTTTCAAGTTCAACTTCCAGATGGAACCACTGCTTATACTAGAAATGGCGCTTTTAAGCTTGATGGCGATGGAAATATAGTAAATAGCGACGGCTACAGGCTACTTCCTGAGATGAATATCCCTGCTGACGCTACTGAGATTTCAGTAGGCGTTGATGGAACCGTTTCTGTACTTCAGCCGGGCAATCAACAGATGACACAAATAGGGCAGATAGAACTTGCAAATTTTATAAATCCGGCTGGACTGCATGCTATGGGAGATAACAACTTTTTAGAAACTGCGGCAAGCGGAGCTCCTGTAGTCGGAAATGGTGGAACTGACGGTTTTGGTCAGATAAAACAACATTTTGTTGAGATGAGTAACGTACAGCTTGTTGAAGAGATGACTGATCTTATCACTGGACAACGTGCTTATGAAGCAAACTCAAAAGCTATCACTACGAGTGATGATATGCTTTCTATAGTCAATCAGCTTAAAAGATAA
- a CDS encoding flagellar hook-basal body protein codes for MQNGYYQATGAMVTQFNRLDVITNNLANINTIGYKRDDVVIADFERIFKETRDILPLENNTKDAAKFLNRTIDRVPHIDEQYTDFSSGGLKVSNNPLDVAIGKSDIFFLVDTPNGERLTKNGAFSLDNEGYIVTKDGYRVLPNNYENQPAIVRGIRVPEGATLNIDKDGNVYNQNEALGRFFMAQPREIRNLQKEGDNLYTIPNLNELRDVEDSGSVAQGYVQISNVNPVLEMVGLIETNRLVDMYQRVMNTHMNDLNQEATNKLALAKA; via the coding sequence ATGCAAAACGGCTATTATCAAGCAACAGGAGCTATGGTTACACAGTTTAATAGGCTTGATGTCATCACAAATAATCTAGCAAATATCAATACTATCGGCTACAAAAGAGATGATGTCGTTATCGCTGACTTTGAGAGAATATTTAAAGAAACAAGAGATATTTTACCATTAGAAAATAATACAAAAGATGCTGCTAAATTTTTAAATCGTACTATTGATAGAGTGCCTCATATAGATGAACAATATACGGATTTTAGTTCAGGCGGACTTAAGGTTTCAAATAATCCCTTAGATGTAGCTATAGGAAAATCGGATATATTTTTTCTTGTAGATACACCAAATGGAGAGAGACTGACTAAAAACGGTGCTTTTAGCTTGGACAATGAAGGTTATATCGTGACAAAAGATGGATATAGAGTATTGCCAAACAACTATGAAAATCAACCAGCAATCGTTCGAGGCATCAGAGTTCCTGAGGGTGCTACTCTAAATATAGACAAAGACGGAAATGTATATAATCAAAATGAGGCTTTAGGTAGATTTTTTATGGCTCAGCCAAGAGAGATTAGAAATTTACAAAAAGAGGGCGATAATCTTTATACGATACCAAATTTAAATGAATTAAGAGATGTCGAGGATAGTGGTTCTGTAGCTCAAGGATATGTTCAAATTTCAAACGTAAATCCAGTCTTGGAAATGGTGGGACTTATAGAAACAAATAGGCTTGTTGATATGTATCAAAGGGTTATGAATACACATATGAATGATTTAAATCAAGAAGCAACAAATAAATTAGCTTTGGCTAAAGCATAA
- the rpoD gene encoding RNA polymerase sigma factor RpoD has protein sequence MSAAKEIFAQIEELFKENSKGYVTFEKLVRLFDKAPTAAAIKKVEALAELHKIQLISAVEAAKLKTLQDAKTKEEDRLKIIDNPLEEEEFDLTSENELLEWSRSDSPVRMYLREMGQISLLTKEEEVEISKKIELGEDIIIDAFCSVPYLIDFILDYKEPLINRERRVKELFKSFDEENDESEDEDESIEEEYEYDENDDSENKNSALKKVTPKKLDKRSEKVIESFKALEKAKKEWMKIVSKQNISVEEESDLTAKLNLTFKKKVLKDKLMDLGPTSKLINEIVKSMETALKSDDDFDKELKRLEYRLPMFSPELKKNHQSILKDITKLSKEDITARVPEATMVSTYVEIKKLFQTKEASKTGFNLEPKDLKNVLDQIKRGKNISDDAKARMAKSNLRLVVSIAKRYTNRGLPFLDLIQEGNIGLMKAVDKFEYKKGYKFSTYATWWIRQAISRAIADQARTIRIPIHMIETINKINKINKKYLQEEGKEPDVSVIAKEVGLSVDKVKQVIKITKEPISLEAPIGSEDDGKYGDFVEDKTTLSPMEQILKGDLKEQIDDVLDQLNDREKAVIRMRFGLLDDESDRTLEEIGKELNVTRERVRQIESSAIKKLKHPKVGRKLKNYIEGN, from the coding sequence ATGAGTGCAGCAAAAGAGATTTTTGCACAAATTGAAGAGTTATTTAAAGAAAATTCAAAAGGATACGTAACTTTTGAAAAGCTTGTAAGACTATTTGACAAAGCTCCAACGGCTGCTGCTATAAAAAAAGTAGAAGCTTTAGCAGAGCTACACAAAATACAGCTAATCAGCGCCGTAGAAGCAGCAAAATTAAAAACATTACAAGACGCAAAAACAAAAGAAGAAGATAGATTAAAGATCATAGATAATCCGCTCGAAGAAGAAGAATTCGACCTTACTAGCGAAAACGAACTTTTAGAATGGTCTCGCTCAGACAGCCCTGTAAGAATGTACCTAAGGGAAATGGGGCAAATTTCACTGCTTACAAAAGAAGAAGAAGTAGAGATCAGCAAAAAAATAGAACTCGGAGAAGACATCATCATAGACGCGTTTTGCTCAGTTCCATATCTTATAGATTTTATTCTTGACTATAAAGAACCGCTTATAAATAGGGAACGTCGCGTAAAAGAGCTATTTAAGAGTTTTGATGAAGAAAATGACGAGAGTGAAGACGAAGATGAGAGTATAGAAGAAGAGTACGAATACGATGAAAATGATGATTCTGAAAATAAAAACTCTGCTCTTAAAAAAGTTACACCTAAAAAACTAGACAAAAGATCCGAAAAAGTCATAGAAAGCTTCAAAGCGCTTGAAAAAGCTAAAAAAGAATGGATGAAAATCGTATCTAAACAAAATATCTCAGTAGAAGAAGAATCAGATCTAACTGCTAAGCTAAATTTGACATTCAAAAAGAAAGTCCTAAAAGATAAACTTATGGATCTTGGACCTACAAGCAAACTGATCAATGAGATAGTAAAATCCATGGAAACAGCGCTAAAAAGCGATGATGACTTTGATAAAGAGCTAAAACGTTTAGAATACCGTCTTCCTATGTTTAGCCCTGAGCTTAAAAAAAATCACCAAAGCATCCTTAAAGATATCACTAAATTAAGCAAAGAAGATATCACCGCAAGAGTTCCAGAAGCCACTATGGTTTCTACTTATGTGGAGATCAAAAAGCTATTTCAGACAAAAGAGGCTAGCAAAACAGGATTTAACCTTGAACCAAAAGATCTAAAAAACGTATTAGATCAGATCAAACGCGGCAAAAACATCAGCGATGATGCAAAAGCTAGAATGGCAAAATCAAATTTAAGGCTAGTCGTAAGCATAGCCAAACGCTACACTAACCGTGGTTTGCCATTTTTGGATCTTATCCAAGAAGGAAATATAGGACTTATGAAAGCCGTAGATAAATTTGAGTACAAAAAAGGCTATAAATTTTCTACATACGCTACATGGTGGATCCGTCAAGCCATAAGCCGCGCGATAGCTGATCAAGCACGAACTATCCGCATACCTATCCATATGATAGAAACAATAAACAAAATAAATAAAATAAACAAAAAATATCTTCAAGAAGAAGGTAAAGAACCAGATGTTAGCGTCATAGCTAAAGAAGTCGGTCTAAGCGTAGATAAAGTAAAACAGGTCATAAAGATCACAAAAGAACCTATCAGTCTTGAAGCTCCTATAGGTAGTGAAGATGATGGAAAATATGGAGATTTTGTAGAGGATAAAACAACTCTTAGCCCTATGGAACAGATCTTAAAAGGCGACTTAAAAGAGCAAATAGACGACGTATTAGATCAACTAAATGATAGAGAAAAAGCCGTCATCAGAATGCGTTTTGGTTTGCTTGATGATGAGAGCGATAGAACGCTTGAAGAGATAGGAAAAGAGTTGAACGTCACAAGAGAACGTGTGCGCCAAATAGAAAGCTCAGCTATCAAAAAACTAAAACACCCAAAAGTCGGTAGAAAACTTAAAAACTATATCGAGGGAAACTAA
- a CDS encoding flagellin: MQVNNTNSMQNYYLNNAQNSSNKALENIAAQRALNGTDGANLVIGDSLLSQSNTLSQGVNNANDAIGMLQIADGVLQNISSGADRLNELSVRSNNAAFGANERRAINSEANAIKTSITDSINSASYNGNSIFGGTLNFNTGNSVTSINLSAPNINSVDVNNQNSIKSFMDSINSLRSDIGSAQNGLMSGINSNLSTITSAKASESQLQNNDLANNVNDLTNANLKINSSTMMMAHNAQMLQSQMANLLG; encoded by the coding sequence ATGCAAGTAAATAATACAAATAGTATGCAAAATTATTATTTGAATAATGCTCAAAACAGTTCAAATAAAGCTCTTGAAAATATAGCGGCACAGCGTGCTTTAAATGGAACAGATGGTGCAAATTTGGTTATAGGTGACTCTTTGCTAAGTCAGTCAAATACTCTGTCTCAAGGTGTAAATAATGCGAATGATGCTATTGGTATGCTTCAAATAGCAGATGGAGTGTTACAAAATATAAGCTCTGGAGCAGATAGGCTAAATGAACTATCTGTTAGAAGCAATAACGCAGCATTTGGTGCAAACGAAAGACGGGCTATAAACAGTGAGGCAAATGCTATAAAGACATCTATCACTGACTCTATAAATTCGGCTTCATATAACGGAAATAGCATATTTGGTGGTACTTTAAATTTTAATACCGGAAATAGCGTAACTTCTATAAATTTAAGCGCTCCAAATATAAATTCAGTAGATGTAAATAACCAAAATTCCATAAAATCTTTTATGGACAGTATAAATTCTCTTCGTTCTGATATCGGAAGCGCACAAAATGGTTTGATGAGTGGTATAAACTCAAATTTAAGCACCATAACATCTGCGAAAGCTAGTGAAAGTCAGTTACAAAATAATGATTTGGCAAATAATGTAAATGATCTTACAAATGCAAATCTAAAGATAAATAGTTCGACTATGATGATGGCTCACAATGCGCAAATGCTACAATCTCAAATGGCAAATTTGCTAGGATAA
- the hisD gene encoding histidinol dehydrogenase: MKILYSNDKNFDIEFDKLVNRSNLDMQNVMGIVTNIIEDIKKRGDEALNEQIAKFDHWEVKSNLAITRCEMKNAYDSINDELKESLQVAFERIKRYHEKQLEKTWLSFEDDGSILGQKITAVDRAGLYIPGGKAAYPSSLLMNAVPAIVAGVKDIVVCTPAVGGEVNELLLAAMHLLGINEAYKVGGASAVGAMAYGTKTIKKVDVITGPGNIFVATAKKLVFGDVNIDMIAGPSEIGVIADNSANPHYIAIDLLSQAEHDEIASSFLVTFDADFANKVKDEIYNLLPTLSRQNIARASIENKSAIIVAKDMDESIELMNALAVEHLEIATDNAFDFLPRIKHAGAIFLGHFTPEAIGDYLAGPNHTLPTGGSARFFSPLGVGNFMKKSSIISMNKASIDRLGRDCMNLAKAEGLGAHELSVKVRYEN, translated from the coding sequence ATGAAGATATTGTATAGTAATGATAAAAATTTCGATATTGAATTTGATAAATTGGTAAATCGTTCAAATTTGGATATGCAAAATGTTATGGGCATAGTCACTAACATAATAGAAGATATAAAAAAACGTGGCGATGAAGCTCTAAATGAGCAAATAGCCAAATTCGATCACTGGGAAGTAAAATCGAATCTAGCCATAACTCGGTGTGAGATGAAAAATGCTTATGACTCTATAAACGACGAATTAAAAGAGTCTTTGCAAGTAGCATTTGAAAGGATCAAACGCTACCATGAAAAACAGCTGGAAAAAACTTGGCTTAGTTTTGAAGATGACGGTTCTATATTAGGACAAAAGATTACTGCAGTAGATAGGGCTGGGCTTTATATCCCAGGTGGAAAAGCAGCATATCCTAGCTCTTTGCTTATGAACGCGGTTCCAGCTATCGTAGCAGGTGTAAAAGATATTGTGGTTTGCACTCCTGCTGTTGGCGGTGAAGTAAATGAACTACTTTTAGCAGCTATGCATCTTCTTGGTATAAACGAAGCCTATAAAGTAGGCGGTGCTAGTGCCGTTGGAGCTATGGCTTATGGAACAAAAACCATAAAGAAAGTTGATGTTATAACCGGACCTGGAAATATTTTTGTCGCAACTGCTAAAAAACTTGTATTTGGTGATGTAAATATAGATATGATAGCAGGACCTAGCGAGATAGGAGTCATAGCAGATAATTCGGCAAATCCTCATTATATAGCCATAGATTTACTATCTCAAGCAGAACATGATGAGATAGCAAGCAGCTTTTTGGTGACTTTTGACGCTGATTTTGCAAATAAAGTCAAAGACGAAATATATAATTTACTTCCGACGCTTAGTCGTCAAAATATAGCTAGAGCTAGTATAGAAAACAAATCTGCCATAATAGTAGCCAAAGATATGGATGAGAGTATAGAACTAATGAACGCCTTAGCAGTAGAACACTTAGAGATTGCTACTGACAACGCGTTTGACTTTTTACCACGTATTAAACATGCTGGAGCTATATTTTTAGGTCATTTTACGCCAGAGGCGATAGGTGACTATCTAGCTGGACCAAACCATACATTGCCTACAGGTGGAAGTGCTAGATTTTTCTCACCTCTTGGAGTAGGCAATTTTATGAAAAAAAGTTCTATCATATCTATGAATAAAGCTTCCATAGATAGACTAGGTAGAGATTGTATGAATTTGGCAAAAGCCGAAGGTTTGGGCGCTCATGAACTTTCCGTAAAAGTTAGATATGAGAATTAA
- a CDS encoding 1-aminocyclopropane-1-carboxylate deaminase yields the protein MLRDDLIGGEFNGNKARKLEYFLNLDLSGVKRIISYGSNQSNAMYSLSVFARLKNLEFIYVSDHISSYLLQNPVGNYAHALRNKMKFITHEKRREFALSLKTHEDLFVEEGVFMREAEVGFKTQANLIRDFAMKKGLKFDIFLPSGTGTSATYLSKNLPEFDVFTTPCVGDALYLNSQIKDLDTDSKLKVLNPPKKYHFGDLKKELFEIYIQLKKQTNIEFELLYDSVGWLTLLSNLDKFGDEILYIHQGGVIGNESLIPRYERKFKLDYDIMSI from the coding sequence GTGCTTAGAGATGATTTGATAGGTGGTGAGTTTAACGGAAATAAGGCTAGAAAACTTGAGTATTTTTTAAATTTAGATCTAAGTGGTGTAAAACGCATCATTAGTTACGGTTCTAACCAGTCAAATGCGATGTATAGTTTGAGCGTATTTGCTAGACTTAAAAATCTCGAGTTTATCTATGTTAGCGATCATATAAGCTCATACCTTTTACAAAATCCAGTTGGTAACTACGCTCATGCTTTGCGTAACAAAATGAAATTTATAACCCATGAAAAACGTCGTGAATTCGCTTTGAGTTTGAAAACACATGAAGATTTGTTTGTAGAAGAGGGTGTTTTTATGCGTGAGGCTGAGGTTGGATTTAAAACTCAAGCAAATTTGATCAGAGATTTTGCTATGAAAAAAGGGCTTAAATTTGATATTTTTTTACCGAGTGGAACCGGTACGAGCGCGACTTATCTATCAAAAAATTTACCGGAGTTTGATGTTTTTACTACTCCTTGTGTTGGTGATGCTCTTTATCTAAATTCGCAGATAAAAGATTTGGATACAGACTCAAAGCTAAAGGTGCTCAATCCGCCTAAAAAATATCATTTTGGCGATTTAAAAAAAGAACTTTTCGAGATTTATATTCAGCTAAAAAAACAGACAAATATAGAATTTGAACTGCTTTATGATAGTGTAGGTTGGCTAACTTTATTGTCAAATTTAGATAAATTTGGCGATGAAATTTTATACATCCATCAAGGCGGTGTCATAGGAAACGAAAGTTTGATTCCTAGATATGAGCGAAAATTTAAATTAGATTATGATATAATGAGCATTTAA
- a CDS encoding OmpA family protein translates to MRDNKDESSNFWIAYADLMAGLLFVFILLIGAIVVKYVLTQSDLNRLKLDLNSKEESLKISNDKINQKEQAIRDFMQKLQATQNQNLALSEINELFNKRLGELNLELSDTNSTLSLVNKENEELNVMLSQKDLQINNLKANLAQIQTQYDTLLSDLNATKERLKSLGGIKVKVISNLKDKLGSDIRIDSDSGSISLPSSVLFDTNSFVLKYEARFDLRRTLGAYFDVLLSSDIRPNIDRITIEGHTDSDGSYLYNLELSQKRAYEVMKFIYSFYKDPDLQKYLIASGRSFSDLIYKNGVEDKEASRRIEIKFSISDKSAMQEIKNILETKNR, encoded by the coding sequence ATTCGTGATAACAAAGACGAAAGTAGCAATTTTTGGATAGCTTACGCCGATTTGATGGCAGGACTTTTGTTTGTTTTTATACTTTTGATAGGCGCTATAGTAGTTAAGTACGTCCTTACTCAAAGTGATTTAAATCGTCTAAAACTCGATTTAAACTCAAAAGAAGAGAGTTTAAAGATCAGCAATGATAAAATAAATCAAAAAGAACAAGCTATAAGAGATTTTATGCAAAAACTACAAGCTACGCAAAATCAAAATTTAGCTTTGAGTGAAATAAATGAACTTTTTAACAAAAGATTAGGGGAGCTAAATTTAGAACTTAGCGATACGAACAGCACTTTGAGCTTGGTAAATAAAGAAAACGAAGAATTAAACGTAATGCTTAGTCAAAAAGATCTCCAAATAAATAATTTAAAAGCAAATTTAGCTCAAATTCAAACTCAATACGATACGCTTTTAAGTGATCTAAATGCTACAAAAGAGCGCTTAAAAAGTCTTGGCGGTATCAAAGTAAAAGTGATATCAAATCTTAAAGATAAACTTGGAAGCGATATAAGGATAGATAGTGATTCTGGTTCTATTTCTCTTCCATCTTCTGTGCTTTTTGATACGAATTCGTTTGTATTGAAATACGAAGCCAGGTTCGATCTAAGGCGCACTTTGGGTGCTTATTTTGATGTTTTACTTAGTAGCGATATAAGACCAAATATCGATAGAATCACCATAGAAGGACATACCGATAGCGATGGAAGCTATCTGTATAATTTAGAGCTTTCTCAAAAAAGAGCTTATGAGGTTATGAAATTTATATACTCATTTTATAAAGATCCAGATCTCCAAAAATACCTGATAGCAAGCGGTAGAAGCTTTAGTGATTTGATATATAAAAACGGTGTTGAAGATAAAGAGGCTTCGCGTAGGATCGAGATAAAGTTTAGTATTTCGGATAAATCCGCTATGCAAGAGATAAAAAATATTTTGGAGACAAAAAATAGATAA
- a CDS encoding MotA/TolQ/ExbB proton channel family protein has product MDKNDGLNELVLPEGKSRQAFLVYLKIIFLPILIYAIFLLGFFNVIKFNTQLHTVIMMGAILFIAMIFARHSAEFGCFVFEQRKDEFKKELKNYIMKSLLTIGKESKSNASFDEFVKKYSADVRDENYAAVGAGVFPMLGILGTFLSIAISMPNFSSTNTIALENEISYLLSGVGTAFYVSIYGIFLALWWIFFEKFGMNRFARLINRQKNATKLFFWSKEEIEQRYMQESLKNFEKVSTIFEHVGKREFFDELDKTVERKFQSFSNMLRVEEDAVKLSSEYIKHTMDMLFKAQRDQKDIVKVHAEILNVLHSFNLNLKDLQIRLSEHYARLQSASEDKIVKLERAINSFDEDINNFKNSLEDFSTKILDKQTLALDGFKAGLIDGMKAFRDVFDEESSSKDESSYIIEDLKKSLQEIDKDANVVLEKLEAKSNEDS; this is encoded by the coding sequence ATGGATAAAAATGACGGTTTAAATGAGCTTGTTTTACCAGAGGGAAAAAGTAGGCAAGCATTTTTGGTCTATTTAAAGATAATTTTTCTTCCTATCTTGATATATGCTATCTTTCTTCTTGGTTTTTTCAATGTTATAAAATTCAATACCCAGCTTCACACAGTCATAATGATGGGAGCCATTTTATTTATAGCTATGATCTTTGCTAGACATAGTGCCGAGTTTGGTTGCTTTGTATTTGAGCAAAGAAAAGATGAGTTTAAAAAAGAGCTTAAAAATTATATAATGAAAAGTCTGCTAACAATAGGAAAAGAGAGCAAATCAAATGCTAGCTTTGATGAATTTGTTAAAAAATATTCGGCCGATGTAAGAGATGAAAATTACGCTGCAGTCGGTGCGGGGGTTTTTCCTATGCTCGGAATTTTGGGCACTTTTTTGAGTATCGCTATTTCTATGCCGAACTTTAGCTCTACAAATACAATTGCTCTTGAAAACGAAATTTCATATCTGCTTAGTGGCGTAGGAACAGCGTTTTACGTATCGATTTATGGTATTTTTTTAGCTCTTTGGTGGATATTTTTTGAAAAATTTGGAATGAATAGATTTGCAAGGCTTATAAATAGACAGAAAAATGCTACAAAGCTATTTTTTTGGAGTAAAGAAGAGATAGAGCAGCGCTATATGCAAGAGAGTCTTAAAAACTTTGAAAAAGTTAGTACGATATTTGAGCATGTTGGAAAGCGTGAATTTTTTGATGAACTTGATAAGACCGTAGAAAGAAAATTCCAAAGCTTCTCAAATATGCTAAGAGTGGAAGAAGATGCAGTAAAACTAAGTAGTGAGTATATAAAACACACTATGGATATGTTATTTAAAGCTCAAAGAGATCAAAAAGATATAGTTAAAGTCCATGCCGAAATCTTAAACGTCTTACATTCGTTTAATCTGAATTTAAAAGATTTACAAATTCGTTTAAGCGAGCATTATGCAAGGTTGCAAAGCGCTAGCGAAGATAAGATTGTTAAGTTAGAAAGAGCCATAAATTCATTTGATGAAGACATAAATAATTTTAAAAATAGCCTAGAGGATTTTAGTACTAAAATTCTAGACAAACAAACTCTTGCTTTAGACGGCTTTAAGGCCGGACTGATAGATGGTATGAAGGCGTTTAGAGATGTTTTTGATGAAGAATCATCATCTAAAGATGAGAGCTCATACATCATAGAAGATCTTAAGAAAAGCTTGCAAGAGATAGATAAAGATGCAAACGTCGTTTTAGAGAAATTGGAAGCAAAATCTAATGAAGATTCGTGA